From a region of the Triticum aestivum cultivar Chinese Spring chromosome 7D, IWGSC CS RefSeq v2.1, whole genome shotgun sequence genome:
- the LOC123166042 gene encoding zinc finger protein CONSTANS-LIKE 2, which yields MMELRKYWGVGGRRCGACEGAAPAAVHCRDCAGYLCTGCDARPAHARAGHERVWVCEVCEVSPAAVTCKADAAVLCAACDAEIHHANPLAERHVRVPIAPIGSPEAAAVAAEAMMFCVAGDGEARADQDEVPEQLHQHGGMLNLNVEAGKEGGKMDYLFSDLVDPYLAVDFTRFAHADSVVPSGVATVAVPAVVDLDFACGIGAKPPQTYSSSYTANASGAHSGSSSEVGVVPEAICGGAGSFEIDFTRPKPQAYMPAYTAAPPSHGVTMQQASPVDMGYLTVPERPVAVTGEGRVARLMRYREKRKNRRFEKTIRYASRKAYAESRPRVKGRFAKRTDQDADGEDLDAEAHAVPSSTSYLLDFGYGVVPSF from the exons ATGATGGAGCTGCGCAAGTACTGGGGCGTGGGGGGCCGGCGGTGCGGGGCGTGCgagggggcggcgccggcggcggtgcACTGCCGGGACTGCGCCGGGTACCTGTGCACGGGGTGCGACGCGCGCCCGGCGCACGCGCGGGCGGGCCACGAGCGCGTCTGGGTGTGCGAGGTCTGCGAGGTCAGCCCAGCCGCGGTCACCTGCAAGGCCGACGCCGCCGTGCTCTGCGCCGCGTGCGACGCCGAAATCCACCACGCCAACCCGCTCGCCGAGCGCCACGTGCGCGTGCCCATCGCGCCCATCGGCTCCCCCGAGGCCGCCGCGGTGGCGGCCGAGGCCATGATGTTCTGCGTCGCCGgtgacggcgaggcgcgggcggaTCAGGACGAGGTGCCCGAGCAGCTGCACCAGCACGGGGGGATGCTGAACCTCAACGTGGAGGCCGGCAAGGAGGGCGGGAAGATGGACTACCTCTTCTCCGACCTCGTCGACCCCTACCTCGCCGTCGACTTTACGCGCTTCGCCCACGCTGATAGCGTCGTGCCCAGCGGCGTCGCGACCGTGGCGGTACCCGCCGTCGTGGACCTGGACTTCGCCTGCGGGATCGGCGCCAAGCCGCCGCAGACCTACAGCTCCTCATACACGGCCAACGCCTCCGGCGCGCACAGC GGCTCTTCATCGGAGGTCGGCGTGGTGCCGGAGGCCATCTGCGGCGGCGCGGGCAGCTTCGAGATCGACTTCACCCGGCCCAAGCCGCAGGCGTACATGCCCGCGTACACCGCGGCGCCGCCGAGCCACGGCGTGACTATGCAGCAGGCTTCGCCGGTGGACATGGGGTACTTGACTGTGCCGGAGCGTCCGGTGGCGGTGACCGGGGAGGGCAGGGTGGCGAGGCTGATGCGGTACCGGGAGAAGAGGAAGAACCGCCGGTTCGAGAAGACCATCCGGTACGCGTCCAGGAAGGCCTACGCCGAGTCGCGGCCGCGCGTCAAGGGCCGCTTCGCCAAGCGCACCGACCAGGACGCCGACGGCGAGGACTTGGACGCGGAGGCCCATGCCGTGCCGTCTTCCACCTCCTACTTGCTCGACTTTGGCTACGGCGTCGTGCCGTCCTTCTGA